The genomic DNA TTCAGTCAGGGTTCATCTGCCAAGGAAAAAGAAAATGTGGAAACATTGCTGAATAAAGGCATCGATGTCCTGATCATCACGCCTCAGGACGGGGACGCTGCAGCAGCGGCTGTCGAGTCTGCGAAGAAAGAAGGCGTAACGGTCATCTCGTACGACCGTTTGATCACGAACACGGATGCCGTTGATTACTACGTGACATTCGATAGCGTCGCGGTTGGGGAAGCTCAAGGCCAATACTTGATCGACCACGCAACAGGCAAGGATGTACCGCTTTACCTGTATGCCGGGGCAGCGTCAGATAATAACGCGTTCCTATTCTTCGAAGGAGCTTGGAAAGCCCTTCAACCGAAAATCGCCGATGGCACATTCAAGATTGCCAACTCAAGTGAAGCAGAAGGCCTGAAGGATACGGCAGAACTCAGCCGTGATCAGATGAGTAAGATCCTCGGTCAGGTCACAACGAACTGGGATCCAAACGAAGCCAAGAACAAGGCTCAAACGCATTTGACAGCAGTCGGAGCGGACATGAAGGGTGACGTAGCCGTACTTGCACCGAATGATGGTACGGCACGAAGCATCGCGGATGTATTCGGTTCCGATTCAGAAGTGAAGAGCTTTGTGGTCACAGGTCAGGATGCAGAGAAAGCATCGATCCAATATGTGATCGACGGCAAGCAGTCCATGACGGTCTTCAAGGATGTCCGCACACTTGTAACGGATGCCATGGGTATCGCAGTCG from Rossellomorea marisflavi includes the following:
- a CDS encoding sugar ABC transporter substrate-binding protein — translated: MLAACGSSSSSGGGKSKSGVDIGIVLPTKDEPRWVQDEKRFKDALKDSDYNVEILFSQGSSAKEKENVETLLNKGIDVLIITPQDGDAAAAAVESAKKEGVTVISYDRLITNTDAVDYYVTFDSVAVGEAQGQYLIDHATGKDVPLYLYAGAASDNNAFLFFEGAWKALQPKIADGTFKIANSSEAEGLKDTAELSRDQMSKILGQVTTNWDPNEAKNKAQTHLTAVGADMKGDVAVLAPNDGTARSIADVFGSDSEVKSFVVTGQDAEKASIQYVIDGKQSMTVFKDVRTLVTDAMGIAVDVLDDKKPETTGSYDNGKKEVEAKQTEVIVVDKENVKEKLIDSKYYEASEFTGLE